The proteins below are encoded in one region of Streptomyces cyanogenus:
- a CDS encoding alpha/beta hydrolase family protein, giving the protein MWEPNRPQAAPAPLVVVSHGTGGSGSNMKWLVRPLHEAGFRVVALDHHGNNYVDGYEPEGFLHVWDRPRDVSFALEALAREQPLGPVGVAGFSLGAYTAAALAGARIDPQILWAVLTGTIPLPEIPEFPGALEALRKKHPLDKWSRRALDAAAADLSDPRVRAVFQIAPGVGGLVTPESLASVRVPVGIRWGGADTVNPYDVDTRPYLEHIPTATGSSAGPDVRHDDFFAPEPVDPTVRVRVGREAADFFQQHLG; this is encoded by the coding sequence GTGTGGGAGCCGAACCGCCCACAGGCTGCACCAGCTCCGCTGGTCGTCGTCTCTCACGGCACCGGAGGTTCGGGCAGCAACATGAAGTGGCTGGTACGACCGCTGCACGAGGCGGGATTCCGGGTCGTTGCCCTTGATCACCACGGCAACAACTACGTCGACGGCTACGAGCCGGAGGGCTTTCTCCACGTATGGGATCGGCCCCGGGACGTCTCCTTCGCCCTCGAAGCACTGGCCCGGGAACAGCCGCTTGGTCCGGTCGGCGTGGCAGGCTTCTCCCTCGGCGCTTACACGGCGGCGGCCCTTGCCGGGGCCCGTATCGATCCGCAGATCCTGTGGGCTGTACTGACGGGAACGATCCCTCTACCGGAGATCCCCGAGTTCCCCGGCGCGCTGGAGGCGCTGCGGAAGAAGCATCCACTGGACAAGTGGTCACGACGTGCGTTGGATGCCGCCGCAGCAGACCTATCGGATCCCCGAGTGCGGGCGGTCTTCCAAATAGCCCCTGGAGTCGGCGGTCTCGTAACCCCGGAGAGCCTGGCAAGCGTGCGGGTGCCCGTGGGCATCCGCTGGGGTGGAGCAGACACGGTCAATCCGTACGACGTCGACACCAGGCCGTACCTGGAGCACATCCCTACAGCGACTGGCAGCTCGGCCGGCCCCGACGTCCGTCACGATGACTTCTTCGCCCCGGAACCCGTCGACCCGACTGTCCGCGTTCGAGTCGGCAGGGAGGCGGCCGACTTCTTCCAGCAGCACCTGGGCTGA